From a single Ornithorhynchus anatinus isolate Pmale09 chromosome 4, mOrnAna1.pri.v4, whole genome shotgun sequence genomic region:
- the LOC100080272 gene encoding holocytochrome c-type synthase — MGLSASTPAVAVPTPDGSAPRPASPPSGCPVHEGKARGCPVTGRSPAKPTGSQANSVPAHQDRAYEYVECPVKSSASQTRDDLDPTNMMPPPNQTPSPGQPFALSTVREESSIPRADSEKKWVYPSEQMFWNAMLRKGWRWKDDEINQKDMYNIIKIHNQNNEQAWKEILKWEALHATECPCGPTLVRFGGKAKDYSPRAKIRSWMGYELPFDRHDWIVDRCGTEVRYVIDYYDGGEVGRDYQFTILDVRPAFDSLTAVWDRMKVAWWRWTS; from the exons ATGGGTCTGTCTGCGTCGACTCCTGCCGTCGCCGTCCCGACCCCGGACGGATCGGCTCCTCGGCCGGCGTCCCCGCCCTCGGGGTGTCCCGTGCACGAAGGGAAAGCGCGAG GTTGCCCAGTCACTGGGCGGTCGCCTGCGAAACCCACCGGAAGCCAAGCCAACTCGGTTCCTGCACATCAAGACCGAGCGTACGAATACGTGGAGTGTCCCGTAAAGTCTTCTGCGTCTCAGACTCGAGATGATCTAGATCCCACAAACATG ATGCCTCCGCCTAATCAGACCCCATCCCCGGGTCAGCCGTTTGCCCTGTCGACTGTCCGAGAGGAATCGTCGATTCCCAGAGCGGATTCGGAGAAGAAATGGGTGTATCCCTCGGAGCAGATGTTTTGGAATGCAATGTTGAGGAAAGG GTGGAGGTGGAAAGACGATGAAATAAATCAGAAAGATATGTATAATATTATCAAGATTCATAATCAGAATAATgaacaggcctggaaagagattTTAAAGTGGGAAGCCCTTCATGCCAC GGAATGCCCGTGCGGGCCGACCTTGGTCCGATTCGGAGGTAAAGCCAAAGACTATTCGCCGAGAGCGAAGATACGCTCTTGGATGGG GTACGAGCTGCCCTTCGACCGACACGACTGGATTGTTGATCGCTGCGGAACGGAGGTCCGGTACGTCATCGATTATTACGATGGCGGAGAAGTCGGCAGGGACTACCAATTTACCATTTTGGACGTGCGTCCGGCTTTCGATTCTCTTACCGCTGTTTGGGACAGGATGAAGGTAGCTTGGTGGCGCTGGACTTCATAA